One part of the Sorangiineae bacterium MSr11954 genome encodes these proteins:
- a CDS encoding XRE family transcriptional regulator, whose translation MSLDDLAQSSGVSRAALSQIETQKSNPTLGILWKIAVGLGVPFADLIGEAKGGVSILRRGDAQILRSLDGKLESRPLAPAGASPVVELYELRLAARSTHVSEAHAPGTHELVVVLTGSLRLRVEGEVYDLVAGDSISFPADVGHAYENPGGSEARYHNVIVYER comes from the coding sequence ATGTCGCTCGACGATCTGGCGCAGTCTTCGGGGGTCAGCCGCGCGGCGCTCTCGCAGATTGAGACGCAGAAGTCGAACCCGACCTTGGGAATCCTTTGGAAAATCGCCGTCGGCCTCGGCGTGCCCTTCGCCGATCTCATTGGCGAAGCCAAGGGCGGCGTCTCCATCCTGAGGCGCGGCGACGCTCAAATTTTGCGGTCCCTCGATGGAAAGCTCGAGAGCCGCCCGCTGGCCCCGGCCGGGGCTTCACCGGTGGTCGAGCTGTACGAGCTCCGGCTGGCCGCGCGCTCCACGCATGTCTCCGAGGCCCATGCGCCGGGCACGCACGAGTTGGTGGTGGTGCTCACGGGATCGCTCCGCCTTCGGGTGGAGGGAGAGGTCTACGATTTGGTCGCCGGTGATTCCATTTCGTTTCCGGCGGATGTCGGCCACGCATACGAGAACCCCGGCGGCTCCGAGGCGCGCTATCACAACGTGATCGTGTACGAGCGATAG
- the cysC gene encoding adenylyl-sulfate kinase: MLGTAGKGVGGAVVWFTGLSGAGKSTLAEALLPRLKAAGKKVELLDGDIVRTHLSKGLGYSREDRDLNVARIAFVSHLLARNGVFVLVAAISPFREARDRARATIGDFVEVHVAPPLDECIKRDVKGLYERALAGQIPQFTGVNDPYEEPLAAEVTLDTSALTVAQATSRILIKLRELGYLEESELARAEAPGNAASAP, from the coding sequence ATGTTGGGGACGGCTGGGAAGGGGGTTGGGGGCGCTGTCGTATGGTTCACGGGGTTGTCGGGTGCCGGAAAGTCCACCCTGGCCGAAGCCCTGCTCCCTCGCCTCAAAGCGGCGGGAAAAAAGGTCGAGCTGCTCGACGGCGACATCGTCCGCACGCACCTGTCCAAGGGCCTCGGTTACTCCCGGGAGGACCGGGACCTCAACGTGGCCCGCATCGCCTTCGTGTCGCATCTCTTGGCGCGCAACGGGGTCTTCGTGCTGGTCGCGGCCATCTCGCCCTTCCGCGAGGCCCGCGATCGCGCGCGCGCCACCATCGGCGACTTCGTGGAGGTCCACGTGGCGCCGCCCCTCGACGAGTGCATCAAGCGCGACGTCAAGGGCCTCTACGAGAGGGCCCTCGCCGGGCAAATCCCACAGTTTACCGGGGTCAACGACCCTTATGAAGAGCCGCTCGCCGCCGAGGTCACCCTCGACACGAGCGCGCTCACGGTCGCGCAGGCGACCTCACGCATCCTGATCAAACTACGCGAGCTCGGCTACCTCGAAGAGTCCGAGCTCGCTCGAGCAGAGGCGCCCGGCAACGCGGCGAGTGCACCATGA
- a CDS encoding nitrite/sulfite reductase, which produces MTEHVEPARHAPYLPRYSDPKDIEDFVTKLESFERSELTAEQFRAFRLQRGVYGQRQDGVQMLRVKIPYGLVGPEQLEALADVADNWGHGIGNVTTRQNVQFHFVQMKDIEPAMRRLDEAGLTTREACGNTARTVTGCEVAEVCKAAPFDISPYAESLTRYFLRHPLSGGLPRKFKTAFSGCASDCAMTQINDLGFIATVKNGEPGFIVVAAGGLSTSPQAAITLHEFVHPGEIARIGEAILRLFNRLGNRDNKHRARLKYVLRKLGEAKFRETYAQIRAEVDAEAAAELKLPEAPSRTPAPPVEAPEERPAGFLAWRASAVVDQKQDGYAAVYIRLQHGELSSKDLRGLARIVGRFGDGSVRLTIDQNALLSWVHQKSLPALYAALTELGLTRTGVHTARDVVACPGAESCNLAVTSSRALGAAITARLEEDDARELAASVDTSIKISGCPNSCGQHHVADLGFHGGAKSFGNVTVPVYQLHLGGGVDENGARFGRQVVKIIARRVPEAVVLLMKLYETDRKEGERPRQFFQRVDPKRVTAALASLAGPPAAGEHEEADIGEERGFVVDLKEGECAA; this is translated from the coding sequence ATGACCGAACACGTAGAACCCGCACGACACGCACCCTATTTGCCCCGCTACTCGGATCCGAAGGACATCGAAGACTTCGTGACCAAGCTCGAGTCCTTCGAGCGCAGCGAGCTGACCGCCGAGCAGTTCCGGGCCTTCCGTCTTCAGCGCGGCGTCTACGGCCAACGGCAGGACGGCGTGCAGATGCTGCGCGTGAAGATCCCCTACGGCCTGGTCGGCCCCGAGCAGCTCGAGGCCCTGGCCGATGTCGCCGACAACTGGGGCCACGGGATCGGCAACGTGACCACGCGGCAGAACGTGCAGTTCCACTTCGTGCAGATGAAGGACATCGAGCCGGCCATGCGGAGGCTCGATGAAGCGGGCCTCACCACCCGCGAAGCGTGTGGAAACACCGCGCGCACGGTGACGGGCTGCGAGGTGGCGGAGGTCTGCAAGGCCGCGCCGTTCGACATCAGCCCCTACGCCGAGTCGCTCACCCGCTACTTCTTGCGCCATCCGCTGTCCGGCGGCCTGCCGCGCAAGTTCAAGACGGCCTTCAGCGGCTGCGCGAGCGACTGCGCGATGACGCAAATCAACGATCTCGGCTTCATCGCCACCGTGAAGAACGGCGAGCCGGGCTTCATCGTGGTGGCCGCCGGCGGCTTGTCGACCAGCCCGCAAGCCGCCATCACCCTGCACGAGTTCGTGCACCCGGGAGAGATCGCACGGATCGGCGAAGCGATCCTGCGCTTGTTCAACCGCCTCGGCAACCGCGACAACAAGCACCGCGCGCGCTTGAAGTACGTGCTGCGCAAGCTAGGCGAGGCCAAGTTCCGCGAGACCTACGCGCAGATCCGGGCCGAGGTCGACGCCGAGGCCGCCGCGGAGCTCAAGCTGCCCGAGGCTCCGAGCCGCACGCCCGCGCCCCCGGTCGAAGCGCCCGAGGAGCGCCCCGCGGGCTTTCTCGCGTGGCGCGCCAGCGCGGTGGTCGATCAGAAGCAAGACGGCTACGCGGCCGTGTACATCCGGCTTCAACACGGCGAGCTCTCGAGCAAAGACCTGCGCGGCCTCGCCCGCATCGTGGGCCGCTTCGGCGATGGCTCAGTGCGGCTGACCATCGACCAAAACGCGCTACTGTCGTGGGTGCACCAAAAGAGCCTCCCCGCGCTTTACGCGGCCCTCACCGAGCTCGGGCTCACCCGAACCGGCGTGCACACCGCGCGCGACGTGGTGGCCTGCCCCGGCGCCGAGTCGTGCAACCTGGCCGTCACGTCGTCGCGCGCGCTCGGCGCCGCCATCACCGCGCGGCTCGAAGAAGACGACGCGCGCGAGCTGGCCGCGTCGGTCGACACCAGCATCAAGATCAGCGGCTGCCCCAACAGCTGCGGACAGCACCACGTGGCCGATCTCGGCTTCCACGGCGGCGCCAAGTCCTTCGGCAATGTGACGGTGCCGGTTTATCAGCTGCACCTGGGCGGCGGCGTCGACGAAAACGGCGCGCGCTTCGGCCGGCAGGTGGTCAAGATCATCGCCCGCAGGGTGCCGGAGGCGGTGGTCCTGTTGATGAAGCTCTACGAAACCGATCGCAAAGAGGGCGAGCGCCCGCGCCAGTTCTTCCAGCGCGTCGATCCCAAGCGCGTCACGGCCGCCCTGGCGAGCCTCGCGGGGCCGCCCGCCGCCGGCGAGCACGAAGAAGCGGACATCGGCGAGGAGCGAGGGTTCGTGGTCGATTTGAAAGAGGGCGAGTGCGCAGCATGA
- a CDS encoding phosphoadenylyl-sulfate reductase, whose amino-acid sequence MNVPESRASQSMTMTSQELVEANARLEAASYAERLAWAVERWGERLLFTSSFGAGSGVLLHLWSQVAPHLPVVFIDTGFLFDETIAYKDRLVERLGLNVQVVRSKIPRDDFLIEHGADIQAKNPDFCCGVNKIEPLAPILREARGWVSGLRRDQSATRADVPILLPTAEGHVKVHPIATMTAPEVGAYLERHGIEEHPLRARRYLSIGCWPCTRPVREGEDERAGRWAGQAKTECGLHSALYEEPPTRRPR is encoded by the coding sequence ATGAACGTGCCAGAGTCGCGCGCGAGCCAATCGATGACGATGACGAGCCAGGAGCTCGTCGAGGCGAACGCGCGGCTCGAGGCCGCGAGCTATGCGGAGCGTCTGGCCTGGGCCGTCGAACGATGGGGGGAGCGGCTGCTCTTCACCTCGTCGTTCGGCGCGGGCAGCGGGGTGCTGCTCCACCTCTGGAGCCAAGTCGCGCCGCATTTGCCGGTCGTCTTCATCGACACGGGTTTTCTCTTCGACGAGACCATCGCCTACAAGGATCGCTTGGTGGAGCGCCTGGGGCTGAACGTGCAGGTCGTTCGCTCGAAGATCCCGCGCGACGACTTTCTGATCGAGCACGGCGCCGACATCCAGGCGAAGAACCCCGACTTTTGCTGCGGCGTGAACAAGATCGAGCCGCTCGCGCCCATCCTGCGCGAGGCCCGCGGGTGGGTCTCTGGTCTGCGCCGCGACCAAAGCGCCACCCGCGCCGACGTACCCATCTTGCTCCCCACCGCCGAGGGCCACGTCAAGGTGCACCCCATCGCCACCATGACCGCCCCCGAAGTCGGCGCCTACCTGGAACGCCACGGCATCGAAGAACATCCGCTGCGCGCCCGGCGCTATCTTTCGATCGGGTGCTGGCCCTGCACGCGCCCCGTCCGCGAGGGCGAGGACGAACGCGCGGGGCGCTGGGCGGGGCAAGCGAAGACGGAGTGCGGTCTGCACTCCGCGCTCTACGAAGAGCCACCGACCCGACGCCCGCGCTAA
- a CDS encoding DMT family transporter — MARSPISAGVLLALAAALAFGSTTPFVHRFGAGVGPFATACLLYAGAALVAVFWRGRADAEARVRREHLPRIVLVAMFGAVVAPAALAWGLQHADAASASLLLNFEAAATVLLARWFFGESLGGRVWGAVLAMVAGGGLLVVASAGGALGARWGLLAVLLATLAWAADNTLTRPLSDLDPMGLIARKAAFGAVFTGVLAMAFGEVLPSARGAAGLLACGASGYGVSLRLYLLAQRRLGAARTGSVFAVAPFVGAGLAWALEGAPNGADGRAGALTVLAGGLFALAVYLHLSEAHSHEHTHAAMVHEHAHRHDDGHHDHVHDPPVTGAHSHVHAHTDVTHTHEHAPDVHHGHLHS; from the coding sequence ATGGCGCGCTCGCCGATCTCGGCCGGGGTTCTGCTCGCTCTGGCGGCGGCGCTGGCGTTTGGGAGCACCACGCCGTTCGTGCATCGCTTCGGGGCAGGGGTGGGGCCGTTTGCAACGGCGTGCCTGCTGTACGCGGGCGCGGCGTTGGTGGCGGTGTTCTGGCGCGGGCGCGCGGATGCGGAGGCGCGGGTGCGGCGGGAGCATCTGCCGCGCATCGTGCTGGTGGCGATGTTTGGTGCCGTGGTGGCGCCGGCGGCGCTCGCGTGGGGCTTGCAGCACGCGGACGCGGCCAGCGCGTCGTTGCTGCTCAATTTCGAGGCGGCGGCGACCGTGCTCTTGGCGCGGTGGTTCTTTGGGGAGTCGCTCGGCGGGCGCGTGTGGGGGGCGGTGCTGGCGATGGTGGCCGGTGGGGGCTTGCTGGTGGTGGCGAGCGCCGGCGGTGCGCTGGGCGCGAGGTGGGGGCTCTTGGCCGTGCTGCTGGCGACGTTGGCGTGGGCGGCGGACAACACGCTCACGCGGCCGCTGTCGGATTTGGATCCGATGGGGCTCATCGCGCGCAAGGCGGCGTTTGGTGCGGTGTTTACCGGGGTTCTGGCAATGGCGTTCGGCGAGGTGCTGCCCTCGGCGCGCGGCGCGGCGGGGCTCTTGGCGTGCGGCGCGAGCGGGTACGGGGTGAGCCTTCGTTTGTACTTGCTCGCGCAGCGGCGGCTGGGGGCGGCGCGCACGGGGTCGGTGTTTGCCGTGGCGCCCTTCGTGGGGGCGGGGCTTGCCTGGGCGTTGGAGGGCGCGCCCAATGGGGCGGACGGGCGCGCGGGCGCGCTGACGGTGCTCGCAGGGGGGCTGTTCGCGCTCGCGGTGTATCTGCACCTCTCCGAGGCGCATAGCCACGAGCATACGCATGCCGCGATGGTGCATGAGCATGCGCATCGGCACGACGATGGGCATCACGACCACGTGCACGATCCGCCGGTCACCGGAGCGCATAGCCATGTGCACGCGCACACGGACGTGACGCACACGCACGAGCATGCGCCGGATGTGCATCACGGGCATCTGCACTCGTAG